In Anopheles ziemanni chromosome X unlocalized genomic scaffold, idAnoZiCoDA_A2_x.2 X_unloc_41, whole genome shotgun sequence, one genomic interval encodes:
- the LOC131292243 gene encoding helicase POLQ-like, producing MSGNRSSRGRQKFPTTAKKCLISPNQRSAARGVASAAPAANPVDFRAPVTACTSKPKDDLSTKLLELDNTLLNAVDLASIEKKVKRSMPRSSWGGNMTRAAADQPITPFRKRSKSVGAIERRLMASPPKLQKSAVSSRKIYVLKMNMDGSEVRDGGRDSGCNENLTSNRSNVANEETPPVRPLWSGVENDDAEMLPCGQVPIDSHEQLDTDEIIKAKLKRIGSTKPVTHVGDMLRESNGFEVYTNQDICSQYMRQDESLADEGVERIAAIGASQIGHPERPSHFQQVAAEAERTFELQKVSEGLRIFEICDRTLHDMTNIEPMADAIGEGSSRMRTSNSTIAAINRDEGISDQTTKPKFTVPHVSSLFLEKGPFFGLPNNVRRMLRDFRGIGELYDWQQECLDLPAIDERRNLIYALPTSGGKTLVAEILMLREIICRLRNVMFVVPYVSSAQEKLIALTPFSIELQFLLEEYTGGRGQCPPLKRHRKNTIFVCTIEKSLILMNSLIEVGRADEIGLIVIDELHMIGEQRHGGTLEMLITKVQSLRAGIQIVGMSASIGNLGELARFMLADVYCRENRPVELKEYIKWGEDLFEVRSQAERIFDVLGEKRKLEFNYGEELRRIDVDHVIGLIMEVIPKGSCLVFCPTRNRCESLCAMLAANLPDSFAQHRAEEKAQIIKSLQDDGSVAPILPHSFRVGVAYHHGRLTQDERRMIEDAFRAGILSVIVCTSTLAASVNLSAKRVIICSPYIGSDFFTLSRYKQMVGRAGRAGKHDTGDSILISAMRDIPQICEMFCSPLDFAESALLEDEGACLKSLVLGSIGLGLCKTRNALQAMVGSTLLAQQAKRREIDLEAITDETIVQLYQGNAIKATHDSCLRNPTNMVVQISAADGRSEEAVGQAFVRVHKTPSRPGKVFKTIDRTSPLEVINLGKAAIRAGFDIERAVRFYNEMQELGKRLCVLDEFDLLFLILLEDGLEVYFKIEDLIILTSKLSDALRKIAARYNISQVVIEKILKRRTVPDETMFLMQRFFRVLIVHDLWSQTDLQEVALKYRVSAGAIQTLMTAAAGTAHSLLRMCEEIPELWVFQHLLTGMTKRLTHYCKLELMPLMELASMKLGRAKQLYRAGYTTLGSLARAKSKELVETIEYMNYRTANQLILSAKAKLMEQVDVLREQAEEYLSQMNR from the exons ATGTCAGGAAATCGAAGTTCCCGCGGTCGACAGAAGTTTCCCACAACGGCGAAGAAATGCTTGATTTCACCGAATCAACGTTCGGCAGCCAGGGGCGTAGCTTCAGCAGCGCCGGCAGCAAACCCGGTTGATTTCCGAGCACCGGTCACAGCATGTACCAGCAAACCCAAAGATGACTTAAGTACGAAACTTTTGGAGCTAGATAACACGTTGCTgaacgcggtcgatttggccagcatcgagaaaaaagtcaagcGTTCGATGCCGCGTTCCTCATGGGGCGGAAATATGACACGCGCCGCAGCCGATCAACCGATCACGCCGTTTCGAAAACGTTCCAAATCAGTTGGAG CCATTGAAAGAAGGCTTATGGCAAGTCCTCCGAAACTGCAAAAATCAGCTGTAAGTAGTCGAAAGATTTATgtgcttaaaatgaacatGGACGGTAGCGAGGTGCGCGACGGAGGGAGGGACAGTGGCTGTAATGAAAATCTTACATCAAATCGGTCAAACGTTGCAAACGAGGAAACTCCTCCGGTTCGTCCTCTGTGGtccggggtggaaaatgacgATGCTGAAATGCTACCATGTGGGCAGGTACCGATCGACAGCCATGAACAACTTGACACGGACGAAATAATCAAGGCTAAACTGAAACGGATCGGGTCCACCAAACCAGTAACGCACGTCGGTGATATGCTGCGAGAGAGTAACGGGTTCGAGGTGTACACCAACCAGGACATCTGTTCGCAGTACATGCGGCAAGACGAGTCCCTCGCTGATGAGGGGGTGGAGCGAATCGCCGCGATCGGTGCATCACAAATAGGTCATCCGGAGCGTCCGTCACATTTCCAGCAGGTAGCCGCTGAAGCCGAACGTACCTTCGAGCTGCAGAAGGTGAGCGAAGGGCTGCGGATTTTTGAAATCTGTGACCGAACGCTGCACGACATGACCAACATTGAGCCGATGGCGGATGCGATAGGCGAGGGAAGCTCGCGAATGAGGACCAGCAACTCGACCATAGCGGCCATCAATCGTGATGAGGGAATTTCAGATCAGACTACAAAGCCAAAGTTCACCGTACCCCACGTATCGTCGCTTTTCCTCGAGAAGGGTCCGTTCTTTGGGCTACCGAACAACGTTCGGCGAATGCTGCGAGACTTTCGTGGTATTGGCGAGCTGTACGATTGGCAGCAGGAGTGTCTGGACTTGCCGGCGATCGACGAGAGACGTAATTTGATCTACGCACTGCCAACGAGCGGTGGAAAGACACTGGTGGCGGAGATTCTTATGCTACGGGAGATTATTTGCCGCCTGCGGAACGTCATGTTCGTCGTGCCGTACGTTTCATCCGCTCAGGAGAAGCTGATCGCGCTCACTCCGTTCTCGATCGAGCTGCAGTTTTTATTGGAGGAGTACACCGGTGGTAGGGGACAATGTCCGCCGCTCAAACGGCACAGAAAAAACACGATCTTTGTGTgtacgatcgaaaaatcgctcaTCCTCATGAACTCTCTCATCGAGGTAGGTCGCGCGGACGAGATCGGGCTGATCGTGATCGACGAACTGCATATGATTGGAGAGCAGCGACACGGGGGCACTCTGGAGATGTTGATCACCAAGGTGCAGTCGCTACGAGCCGGAATTCAGATCGTAGGAATGAGTGCTTCTATCGGAAACTTGGGTGAATTGGCCCGTTTCATGCTAGCCGACGTTTACTGTCGCGAAAATCGGCCGGTGGAGTTGAAGGAATACATCAAGTGGGGGGAAGATCTGTTCGAGGTTCGCAGCCAAGCCGAACGCATATTTGATGTGTTAGGAGAAAAGCGAAAGTTAGAGTTTAACTACGGTGAGGAACTGCGGCGGATCGACGTGGACCATGTGATTGGTCTGATCATGGAAGTAATCCCCAAGGGTtcgtgtttggtgttttgtcCTACCAGAAACAGGTGTGAAAGTTTGTGCGCCATGCTAGCGGCCAACTTGCCGGATTCATTTGCCCAGCACCGGGCAGAGGAAAAAGCGCAGATTATAAAGTCTCTCCAGGATGACGGGTCCGTTGCACCAATCCTTCCGCATTCGTTTCGTGTCGGGGTCGCGTACCATCACGGTAGGTTAACGCAGGACGAGCGTCGTATGATCGAGGATGCATTCCGGGCCGGCATCCTTTCGGTGATCGTGTGCACTTCCACTCTGGCCGCCAGTGTGAATCTTTCGGCGAAACGTGTAATAATCTGCTCTCCTTACAttggaagcgatttttttACGCTAAGTCGCTACAAACAAATGGTTGGCCGGGCAGGGCGTGCGGGTAAACACGACACCGGCGATTCCATACTTATTTCCGCCATGCGCGATATTCCGCAAATTTGCGAGATGTTCTGCTCACCACTGGACTTCGCCGAGTCGGCGCTCTTGGAAGACGAAGGAGCCTGCTTGAAATCGCTCGTACTCGGCTCGATCGGGCTCGGTCTTTGTAAGACACGGAATGCGCTTCAAGCGATGGTTGGAAGCACACTGCTAGCGCAGCAAGCGAAGCGACGCGAAATCGATCTCGAGGCCATCACCGATGAAACGATCGTGCAGCTGTATCAGGGAAATGCGATCAAGGCAACGCACGATAGCTGTCTGCGCAATCCCACGAACATGGTTGTACAAATCAGTGCCGCAGATGGACGATCGGAGGAAGCGGTAGGACAGGCGTTCGTTCGAGTACACAAGACACCTTCCCGTCCGGGTAaggttttcaaaacgatcgatcgaacgagcCCGCTGGAAGTGATCAACCTTGGCAAGGCGGCCATCCGAGCCGGGTTCGACATAGAGCGAGCGGTCCGGTTCTACAACGAGATGCAGGAACTAGGCAAACGACTGTGTGTGCTCGATGAGTTTGATCTGCTTTTCCTCATTCTGCTGGAGGACGGATTGGAagtatatttcaaaattgaggATTTGATCATTCTG ACCAGTAAACTCTCGGATGCACTGCGGAAAATCGCCGCAAGGTACAACATCAGTCAAGTGGTTATAGAGAAAATTCTAAAGCGCCGCACTGTACCCGACGAGACAATGTTCCTAATGCAGCGTTTCTTCCGTGTGCTAATCGTACACGACCTTTGGAGCCAAACGGATCTCCAGGAAGTTGCCCTCAAGTACCGCGTGAGCGCGGGGGCGATTCAGACGCTAATGACCGCCGCCGCTGGGACAGCGCACAGTTTGCTGCGGATGTGCGAGGAAATCCCGGAACTGTGGGTGTTCCAGCACCTGCTGACGGGCATGACCAAACGATTGACGCACTACTGTAAGCTCGAGCTGATGCCACTGATGGAGCTGGCATCGATGAAGCTG ggcCGTGCCAAACAGTTGTACCGGGCGGGGTACACGACGCTCGGCTCCTTAGCCCGTGCCAAATCGAAGGAGCTGGTAGAAACCATCGAATACATGAACTACAGGACGGCGAACCAATTGATACTGAGCGCGAAG GCGAAACTTATGGAACAAGTTGATGTCCTACGCGAACAGGCCGAAGAGTATCTCTCGCAGATGAATCGTTGA